The Blautia obeum ATCC 29174 region CTCTGTGATTCCGGTAACTACCTCATCCAATGTACCGTCTCCTCCGCTGCACACGATCAGATCAACAGAGTCCGCATATTCTTTTGCTTTTTCATATGCATCTTTCGGTGCCTGTGTTGCGCGGATAATGACCTCATAATCATGACTGCTGAATATATCAACAATATCCAGTAAATGCATCTTAATCCTGCCTTTTCCCGCTTTTGGATTAAACACAAAGAGCATTTTCTTTGCCACGGTCTGATGTCCCCTTTCTTTTGTTTTATTACGCAATCTATATCATACAACAAATTATTGCAAATTCCTAGATGCAAATTTTTCTGTTGCTCACGCCAAAATTTTTTATGGCAGATTTGACAACAAACAAAAAAAAATCCTCTGTAAAACAGAGGATAAAATAGCGAGAGGGGGATTCGAACCCTCGACACCACGGGTATGAACCGTGTGCTCTAGCCAACTGAGCTATCTCGCCATATACAATATAAATGATACAAAATAGCGAGAGGGGGATTCGAACCCTCGACACCACGGGTATGAACCGTGTGCTCTAGCCAACTGAGCTATCTCGCCATATTGAATGGGACCTATAGGGCTCGAACCTATGACCCTCTGCTTGTAAGGCAGATGCTCTCCCAGCTGAGCTAAGATCCCATTTTGTGTCTGTCACTTTGACCGACTCTATGTAAGCCGCTCTTGCAACCGACTTCGTTAGTATACTATGTCCCACTCAAAGTGTCAACACTTTTTTTATTTTTTTTATATTTTATTTTGTTTATAAATTTCCGACAATTTTATCTTTGATAATTGCCAGGATCTCTCTGGGAATATACAGAAGAAGTCTCCAGGAACGATATCTGGACGGAACCGGATAAATTTCCCGACAGCCACACTTTCTGCCAATCATTACACCTCGAAACACATGAAAATTATTAGTCACTACCCCAATTGCCGGCTCCGTACTGCCGATCAGCTCCAGACTGTAATCCAGATTTTCTTTGGTATTGGTCGAACGTTCTTCTCGGATCAGACGTCCTCCATCAATCCCATGTTCTGTCAGATATCTGTACATGGCCTCCGCTTCACTGATTCGTTCCCCGTCTCCCATTCCTCCGGAAAGCACAGCCCTTGTCCCGGGGTTTTCTTCAAGATAGAGCAAAGCCCTTCTGGTTCTTTCCAGAAGGGCTAATGTCATTCTTGTACCATCTACATGCGCGCCAAGTACAATGATATAATCCAGATTCTCTCTGGCTTTCATTATTTACCGCAGCAGTATTTGTATTTCTTACCGCTTCCGCACGGACAAGGATCGTTACGGCCGATTTTATGCGGTTTTACAACTGTACCGGATTTTTTCTGCTCTTTGTAGAGTTCTTTACGTTTTTCTTCTGAGAAGATTTCATCCCACTGTGGAAGCTGATACAGCCAGTCTGCCTTTGCATCAACCATATTCTTGTAAAGAAGTTCTTTGTCAAATGCAAGTGTGACTTTTGTATTCTCATCCATAGTCTCAATCGGGTTCGGGATCTTAAGACTGTCATTGATACCATCCAGGAAACCAACCATAGTCAGGACATCCTGTCCGTATTTTTCTGCCAGTTCCTTGACTGTACCACTTACAACTTCATCCGGATTGGAAAGAAGCTGTTCGTAGATTCCCTTTTCAATATTAAAATAGTTTGCCCAGAATCTCTGAAGCTGATTGCGGTCTGCCTGCTGATTGTAAGCAATTTCGCGCCACTGCTCTAAGATTGTTTTATCACTCATTGTTTCATCCTCTTTTCAAAAATTTTGCCTGTGCTCCATTATATCATCTTTTTTCCCAAAACACAAATCCTATTCTTATAATTTTTGTGAAAAATGTGTATATATAAAAAATAAACCGGTCATACTGTAAATGTTCCCTGAAGGATTCTTCAGGAAACATACTGCAAAAGATAATTTCAGGAAAAACTTATATCCTCCCCTTAAAAGGTCTCAGAACTGACACAGATACGCGGTTCTGGGACTTTTCTCGTTTTATTTCACACCAAGTTTTTCAAGATCTGCTGTTACCTGTTTAAAATCTTTAAAACAAATGGTATGAATTCCCTGTTCCTGTGCTCCCCTGCAGTTTTCCGAACGATCATCGATGAACACACATTCCTCCGGTTTCAACTGATATTTATTCAGAATTATCTGATAAATTTCCGCATCTGGTTTCAGCTGCTTAGCATAACAGGAAAAAACCTCTCCATCCATTTCTCTGCGGAATGTCAGTTCCTTTTTCGTGTGATCCAGCATATAACTGCTGTAATTAGACAGGATATATACATGATATCCCTTACTTTTCAGATATTTTACCCAGGTATCCGCATATGGTCTCTTGTGAATCGTGCCGCCGGTACCTCTTATCACCTTCTCAATATCCTCGGCATCCTCTGGATCCAGCTCCTGAAACTGTTTCAGATAAACATCCTCTTCATATAAGCCTCTGTCACGTTCATCCCAGACAGGGCTTTGAAAAGTTGCCTTTGCGATTCGTTCCCTTTTGGCCGGTTCAAATCCAAAGCTGTCCAGATATGTTTCCCAGTCATAATCCACCAGCACCTGTCCAACATCAAAAATGATATTTTTTATCCCGCCAGTCTCTGGCTTCTCTTCTTTCTTTTTACTCAGGTATTTAAACAGCATCAAAATCACATAGCACATAACCGCCACAAACAGCACAGTAAATAACGATGCTATAAACGCCTTCTGCGAAAAATCTCCCTTCAACGCAAAGTACATTGGAAGGCAGAAGATCGCCAGTAATGCGATCACTCCTATGATCGCAGCATATTTTTTCCAGTTTTTCATACTTACCTCTTTATTCAGAAAATGATTAAGAAATGCGCCGGAGATAGCTCCGGCGCGTTATGATCTTATAATTGATTATTTGTTTCTGTAAATGATATCGTTTCTTCCAGGTCCATTGGAGATCATTGTGATCGGGAAGCCGATCTGTTTTTCTACGAATTCTATATATTTGCGGCAGTTCTCCGGAAGATCTTCATATTTCTTGATTCCACGGATATCTGTTTTCCATCCCGGAAGTACTTCAAGAACCGGTTTTGCTTTTTCAAGAAGACCTGTTGTCGGGAATTCTGTTGTAACCTTGCCATCGATCTCATATCCTGTGCATACCGGAATCTCATCCAGATAGCCAAGTACATCAAGTACAGTAAAGGCAACATCTGTAGTTCCCTGCATACGGCAGCCATATTTGGAAGCAACACAGTCAAACCAGCCCATACGTCTCGGACGTCCTGTTGTTGCGCCATATTCTCCACCGTCTCCGCCTCTTCTTCTAAGTTCATCAGCTTCTTCTCCGAAGATCTCGGAAACAAAAGCACCTGCACCTACTGCGCTGGAGTAAGCTTTGCATACAGTAATGACTTTTTTGATTTCATATGGCGGTACACCAGCACCAATAGCACCATAAGCTGCAAGGGTGGAAGAAGATGTAACCATCGGATAAATTCCATGATCCGGATCTTTCAGAGAACCAAGCTGTCCCTCAAGCAGGATCTCTTTGCCTTCTTTTAATGCATTCCACAGGAAAAGAGATACATCTCCAACGTAAGGAGCAACCATTTCTTTATATTTCATCAGTTCATCAAAGATTTCATTTGGATCAAGAAGCGGTTTGTGATACAGATGCTCAAGAAGAATATTCTTTGTCTCAACAACACGCTCTACTTTTTCTCTCAGAGAATCATCATGGAACAGCTCATTTACCTGGAAACCGATTTTTGCATATTTATCTGAATAGAACGGTGCAATACCGGATTTGGTAGATCCGAAGGATTTACCACCCAGACGTTCCTCTTCGTACTGATCAAACAGAATGTGATATGGCATAACAATCTGAGCTCGGTCAGAGATCATAATCTTCGGTGCCGGAACGCCTCTTGAAACAACTTCATTGTATTCTTTAAAAAATACCGGAATATTCAGTGCAACACCGTTTCCAATAACGCTTGTTGTATGGTTATAAAATACGCCAGACGGAAGTGTATGCAGTGCAAATTTTCCATAATCGTTGACGATCGTATGTCCTGCATTGGCTCCTCCCTGAAATCTTACGATAATATCAGCTTCCTGTGCGAGCATATCAGTAATTTTACCTTTACCTTCATCTCCCCAGTTTGCTCCAACTACTGCTTTGATCATAACACTTTTTCCTCCTCGTGCTTTATTTGATCTATCATACGTTTATCTCTGCTGTCATACCCAACATGTCTTTGTGTGCATCCAGAACCGGCTGTACAGTCTTCTCAATAAATGTAACCGTCTGTTCTTTGGCTCTTCCGACA contains the following coding sequences:
- a CDS encoding YdcF family protein, producing the protein MKARENLDYIIVLGAHVDGTRMTLALLERTRRALLYLEENPGTRAVLSGGMGDGERISEAEAMYRYLTEHGIDGGRLIREERSTNTKENLDYSLELIGSTEPAIGVVTNNFHVFRGVMIGRKCGCREIYPVPSRYRSWRLLLYIPREILAIIKDKIVGNL
- a CDS encoding SEC-C metal-binding domain-containing protein; the encoded protein is MSDKTILEQWREIAYNQQADRNQLQRFWANYFNIEKGIYEQLLSNPDEVVSGTVKELAEKYGQDVLTMVGFLDGINDSLKIPNPIETMDENTKVTLAFDKELLYKNMVDAKADWLYQLPQWDEIFSEEKRKELYKEQKKSGTVVKPHKIGRNDPCPCGSGKKYKYCCGK
- a CDS encoding HAD family hydrolase codes for the protein MKNWKKYAAIIGVIALLAIFCLPMYFALKGDFSQKAFIASLFTVLFVAVMCYVILMLFKYLSKKKEEKPETGGIKNIIFDVGQVLVDYDWETYLDSFGFEPAKRERIAKATFQSPVWDERDRGLYEEDVYLKQFQELDPEDAEDIEKVIRGTGGTIHKRPYADTWVKYLKSKGYHVYILSNYSSYMLDHTKKELTFRREMDGEVFSCYAKQLKPDAEIYQIILNKYQLKPEECVFIDDRSENCRGAQEQGIHTICFKDFKQVTADLEKLGVK
- a CDS encoding adenylosuccinate synthase, which gives rise to MIKAVVGANWGDEGKGKITDMLAQEADIIVRFQGGANAGHTIVNDYGKFALHTLPSGVFYNHTTSVIGNGVALNIPVFFKEYNEVVSRGVPAPKIMISDRAQIVMPYHILFDQYEEERLGGKSFGSTKSGIAPFYSDKYAKIGFQVNELFHDDSLREKVERVVETKNILLEHLYHKPLLDPNEIFDELMKYKEMVAPYVGDVSLFLWNALKEGKEILLEGQLGSLKDPDHGIYPMVTSSSTLAAYGAIGAGVPPYEIKKVITVCKAYSSAVGAGAFVSEIFGEEADELRRRGGDGGEYGATTGRPRRMGWFDCVASKYGCRMQGTTDVAFTVLDVLGYLDEIPVCTGYEIDGKVTTEFPTTGLLEKAKPVLEVLPGWKTDIRGIKKYEDLPENCRKYIEFVEKQIGFPITMISNGPGRNDIIYRNK